The following are encoded in a window of Nibricoccus aquaticus genomic DNA:
- a CDS encoding family 78 glycoside hydrolase catalytic domain yields the protein MKLSARLAASVFISTLVCALPAVYAAITVTGLRVENLSAPLGIDTAQPRLGWKLASDTRADTQTAYQILVASTAEILSSDTGDLWDSARVESPASQFIPYAGKPLASSQQVFWKVRAFDASGQSSLYSQPASWTMGILGDKKNPGWQPTARWITDADLLTRARKALGYSSEVTTDENEKKWLILDLGKNQKVDLVRLYAVRHTVNERLGYPKRLKVELANNSGMLGATVLADFTKEDLNPWLTKTDIPAPEGGATGRYLRITATKLRSFDDFASFALSQIAVFSDGKNIAVGAKVTALDSRESALWSAASVVDGLGVPGANPRANDAILLRREFTVKPGLRRATLHLSGLGHYELSVNGTRASDRLLTPGWTEPAQTLLYDTHDLTARLQPGANALGLTLAGGMYNVQESKGRYVKFASAFRPLTAFGQLRLDYEDGSTEFVVTDTNWKVGQGPLMFSNIYGGEDYDARRELPGWDKPGFDDSAWKPAAETKSPGGDLLGATHGSPAFATFETFKPASVKELSPGVVIYDFGQNVAMMPRLKVRGPAGSIVRLTPSELLKPTGALDRGSSAHGAAPAYWEYTLRGDADGEDHFPKFFYHGARYLQAELLAPELPPGVSNTAPAARPEILSLESVVTHSDSAPAGDFETSNPLLNRIRLLVRWAQRSNLAHVLTDCPHRERLGWLEQYHLNGPSLRYEWDVTQLYIKTFRDMADAQTLRGLVPSISPEFIKFEGGFRDSPEWGGSVVLAAWQHYVFTGDDSPLRENYDVMKRYAGYLGSQAKARILSHGLGDWYDQGPNRPGNAQLTPVPLVATALYFEISRTLARIAEHLGNTADATRYAADAAAIADAFNKKFFDAAKQSYATGSQTALALPLALGLVPAESHDAVLAALVSEIQGRGYAVTAGDVGYRYVLRALADAGRHDVILAMATQAEKPGYAFQLAKGATSLVEAWDANTHASQNHFMLGQIIEWFYADLAGIRPDPAATGFKRFAIKPTLVKGLNWVSATHDSPYGRIETKWTREGSVFLLDVTVPVGTTAEVHIPIASDDLSAIQDNGRPVTHLTDIKHLRTVNNTAVFEVGSGRYSFSAPAIK from the coding sequence ATGAAGCTGTCCGCCCGCCTCGCCGCCTCCGTTTTTATTTCGACCCTGGTCTGTGCGCTTCCCGCCGTGTACGCCGCGATCACCGTCACCGGCCTCCGCGTCGAAAATCTCTCCGCCCCCCTCGGCATCGACACCGCCCAGCCCCGCCTCGGTTGGAAACTTGCCTCCGACACCCGCGCCGACACTCAGACCGCCTACCAGATCCTCGTCGCCTCCACCGCCGAGATTCTCTCTTCCGACACCGGCGATCTCTGGGACAGCGCCCGCGTCGAATCGCCCGCGTCGCAATTCATCCCCTACGCAGGCAAGCCGCTCGCGTCATCGCAGCAGGTCTTCTGGAAAGTCCGTGCCTTTGACGCCTCCGGCCAGTCCTCCCTCTACAGTCAGCCCGCTTCCTGGACGATGGGCATCCTCGGCGACAAAAAAAATCCCGGCTGGCAGCCCACCGCCCGCTGGATAACCGACGCCGATCTCCTCACGCGAGCCCGCAAAGCCCTCGGCTACAGCTCCGAGGTGACGACCGACGAAAATGAAAAAAAATGGCTCATCCTCGATCTCGGCAAAAACCAGAAGGTCGATCTCGTCCGTCTCTACGCCGTCCGCCACACCGTCAACGAACGCCTCGGTTATCCGAAACGCCTTAAGGTCGAGCTCGCCAACAACTCGGGGATGCTCGGCGCTACCGTCCTCGCAGACTTCACGAAAGAAGATCTCAACCCATGGCTCACCAAGACCGACATCCCCGCGCCCGAGGGCGGCGCCACCGGCCGCTACCTCCGCATCACAGCGACCAAGCTCCGCTCGTTCGACGATTTCGCCAGCTTCGCCCTCAGCCAGATCGCTGTCTTCTCTGACGGCAAAAATATCGCCGTCGGTGCGAAAGTCACCGCCCTCGATTCCCGCGAAAGCGCCCTCTGGTCCGCCGCCTCCGTCGTCGACGGCCTCGGCGTCCCCGGTGCGAATCCCCGCGCCAACGATGCCATCCTTCTCCGCCGCGAGTTCACCGTGAAGCCCGGCCTCCGCCGCGCCACGCTCCACTTGTCGGGACTCGGCCACTACGAACTCTCCGTCAACGGCACCCGCGCCTCCGACCGCCTGCTCACGCCCGGCTGGACCGAGCCGGCTCAAACGCTTCTCTACGACACGCACGACCTCACCGCGCGCCTCCAGCCCGGCGCCAACGCCCTCGGCCTCACCCTCGCCGGCGGCATGTACAACGTGCAGGAGAGCAAAGGCCGCTACGTGAAATTCGCCTCCGCCTTCCGCCCGCTCACCGCCTTCGGCCAGCTCCGCCTCGACTACGAAGACGGCTCCACCGAGTTCGTAGTCACCGACACCAACTGGAAAGTCGGTCAGGGCCCGCTCATGTTCTCCAACATCTACGGCGGCGAAGACTATGACGCCCGCCGCGAACTCCCCGGCTGGGACAAACCCGGCTTCGACGATTCCGCCTGGAAACCCGCCGCCGAAACCAAATCCCCAGGCGGCGATCTCCTCGGCGCCACCCACGGTTCACCCGCCTTCGCCACCTTCGAAACGTTCAAGCCCGCCTCCGTCAAGGAGCTCAGCCCCGGCGTCGTCATCTACGACTTTGGCCAGAACGTCGCCATGATGCCCCGCCTCAAAGTCCGCGGCCCCGCCGGCTCCATTGTGCGTCTCACGCCATCCGAACTTCTCAAACCCACCGGCGCGCTCGACCGCGGCTCCAGCGCCCACGGCGCCGCGCCCGCTTACTGGGAATACACGCTGCGCGGCGACGCTGACGGCGAAGACCATTTCCCGAAATTCTTCTACCACGGCGCACGTTACCTCCAGGCCGAGCTTCTCGCCCCCGAACTCCCTCCCGGCGTCAGCAACACCGCTCCCGCCGCCCGCCCCGAAATCCTCTCCCTCGAATCCGTTGTAACTCACTCCGACTCTGCTCCCGCCGGCGATTTCGAAACCTCCAATCCTCTCCTTAATCGTATCCGACTTCTGGTGCGATGGGCCCAGCGCAGCAACCTCGCCCACGTCCTCACCGACTGCCCTCACCGCGAACGCCTCGGCTGGCTCGAGCAATACCACCTCAACGGCCCGTCGCTCCGCTACGAGTGGGACGTCACCCAGCTCTACATAAAAACCTTCCGCGACATGGCCGACGCGCAGACTCTCCGCGGCCTCGTCCCGAGCATCTCGCCCGAGTTCATCAAATTCGAAGGCGGCTTTCGCGATTCGCCGGAGTGGGGCGGCTCCGTCGTCCTCGCCGCCTGGCAGCACTATGTCTTCACCGGCGACGACTCTCCGCTCCGCGAAAATTACGACGTGATGAAACGCTACGCCGGCTACCTCGGCTCGCAGGCCAAGGCCCGCATCCTCTCGCACGGCCTCGGCGATTGGTACGACCAGGGCCCCAATCGCCCCGGCAACGCCCAGCTCACGCCCGTCCCGCTCGTCGCCACCGCGCTCTACTTCGAGATCAGCCGCACGCTCGCCCGCATTGCCGAACACCTCGGCAACACCGCCGACGCCACGCGCTACGCCGCTGACGCCGCCGCCATCGCCGACGCCTTCAATAAAAAATTCTTCGACGCCGCGAAACAGTCCTACGCCACCGGCTCGCAAACCGCGCTCGCCCTCCCGCTCGCCCTCGGCCTCGTCCCCGCCGAAAGCCACGACGCCGTCCTCGCTGCCCTCGTCTCCGAAATCCAAGGACGCGGCTACGCCGTCACCGCCGGTGATGTCGGCTATCGCTACGTCCTCCGCGCCCTCGCCGACGCCGGCCGCCACGACGTGATCCTCGCCATGGCCACGCAGGCCGAGAAACCCGGCTACGCCTTCCAACTCGCCAAAGGCGCGACTTCGCTCGTCGAAGCGTGGGACGCCAACACCCACGCCTCCCAAAATCACTTCATGCTCGGTCAGATCATCGAGTGGTTCTACGCCGACCTCGCCGGCATCCGCCCCGATCCCGCCGCGACCGGTTTCAAACGCTTCGCGATCAAGCCCACTCTCGTCAAAGGCCTCAACTGGGTCAGCGCCACGCACGATTCGCCCTATGGACGCATTGAAACCAAATGGACGCGTGAAGGCAGCGTCTTCCTCCTCGATGTCACCGTCCCCGTCGGCACCACCGCCGAAGTTCATATTCCGATCGCCTCCGACGATCTCTCGGCGATCCAGGACAACGGCCGCCCGGTCACTCACCTGACCGACATCAAGCACCTGCGGACTGTAAACAACACAGCAGTCTTCGAAGTAGGCTCAGGGCGCTACAGCTTTTCAGCTCCGGCCATCAAGTGA
- a CDS encoding PQQ-binding-like beta-propeller repeat protein: protein MLPGRGLAHHPFFYAGEWNHPNPDQTMFIVRDGKVVWSYSIKLKSPSGGIQEYSDATMLSNGSVVFARMSGATLISAAKEVLWSYDAPKGFEVHVAQPLGLDRVMIIQNGNPAKMMIFDLTTNTVEKEFVLPTGNPSATHGHFRRARITSAGTLIASHMDNNKVAEYDMTGKEIWSYAVPSPWAAVRLKTGNTLLTSNKGFVREVNPKGETVWELTQQDVPEIRLFSLQEANRLANGNTVISNWCPNGLKNPKDWPTSVQVFEVSPDKKLVWALREWTEPANLGPATVIQLLDEPGIPENGDHQR from the coding sequence GTGCTGCCGGGCCGTGGACTCGCGCATCATCCGTTTTTCTACGCCGGTGAGTGGAATCACCCGAACCCGGATCAAACCATGTTCATCGTGCGCGATGGTAAAGTGGTCTGGTCCTACTCGATCAAATTGAAAAGCCCCTCGGGCGGCATCCAGGAATACAGCGATGCCACGATGCTCTCCAACGGCAGCGTCGTCTTCGCGCGCATGTCCGGCGCCACGCTGATTTCCGCCGCGAAGGAAGTACTCTGGAGCTACGATGCGCCCAAAGGCTTCGAGGTCCACGTTGCCCAACCGCTCGGCCTCGACCGCGTGATGATCATACAAAACGGCAACCCCGCCAAAATGATGATCTTCGACCTCACGACCAATACGGTCGAAAAAGAATTCGTCCTCCCCACCGGAAATCCCTCCGCGACGCACGGTCACTTCCGACGCGCCCGTATCACCTCCGCGGGCACGCTTATCGCCTCACACATGGATAACAACAAGGTCGCCGAGTACGACATGACCGGGAAAGAAATTTGGTCTTACGCCGTTCCTTCGCCGTGGGCCGCCGTCCGCCTGAAGACCGGAAACACCCTCCTCACGAGCAACAAAGGTTTCGTGCGCGAAGTGAATCCCAAGGGTGAAACCGTCTGGGAGCTGACGCAGCAGGACGTTCCCGAGATCAGACTCTTCAGTCTTCAAGAAGCGAACCGGCTCGCGAACGGAAACACCGTCATCAGCAACTGGTGCCCCAATGGACTGAAAAATCCGAAAGACTGGCCCACCTCTGTCCAGGTTTTCGAAGTCTCCCCGGACAAGAAGCTCGTCTGGGCTTTGCGCGAATGGACCGAGCCCGCCAACCTTGGCCCCGCGACCGTGATCCAGCTTCTCGACGAACCTGGCATTCCCGAAAACGGCGATCACCAGCGCTAA
- a CDS encoding glycoside hydrolase family 2 TIM barrel-domain containing protein, translating into MNYLRLSARLAAVALSAVSALLATETKTLPLSGLGEPGEKPVFWDFKIDNGRRSGEWTTIRVPSCWETEGFGTFYYGIQGRGKPDTDPIIPKEQGTYRTKFTVPADWMGSAIRIVFEAAMTDTTVTINGQPAGPTHQGGFYRFHYDITSLVKIGAENTLEVLVAKESSNTSVNRAERRGDYWTFGGIYRPVWLEARPQQHIEWTAIDARADGSFSAHVHLGAPLPEKDISYVIAEVIDANDRPVGERLTARFDAGRQTAIIRGKFENPKTWTAETPHLYRVRFMFARASDGHSSNPERSRAFTGIDHTVTERFGFRTFEVRKNDGLYLNGTKIVMKGVNRHCFWPETGRTVTREQSYADARLIKAANMNAVRMAHYPPDRHFLEACDELGLYVLDELAGWQGFYDTPTGARLIGQIVRRDVNHPSILFWDNGNEGGWNTENDGEFAKWDPQNRPVLHPWAVHSDINTDHYEKYASTVKLSAGPQIFMPTEFLHGLYDGGIGAGFRDYWDVMGKSPTVAGGFFWVWSDEGVLRTDQGGRIDNFGNNAPDGMVGPHRELEGSYHAVKEIWSPVQVKLPAKWPKEFDGRVEVENHFNFTNLAECRFEIRWVTFGPWGKKETRESAGPEVKAIVLPSPDVPPGKTGTLVIPAVPQDRLVEALRLTAFDPQGRELWSWVSEINPPDYATVSLEGPAFSVRESIDELTVSVSSRTFTFDRATGLLKSVEIDGKMIPLTGGPRFFALRRKDRTFVDIAPPVMKLKGLTTMHGDDVVGVGVLVSYDEPSLQVEWALTPDGEIHLNYAYLLEGEFDVAGIRFDLADSTLKSKRWLGRGPYRVWQNRQEGGVFDLHEVAFNNPIPGQTYAYPEFKGFFRDWRWLTLETTAGRITVENASDTVPFFALGKIKSGEKDLITDWPDMGLAFLHAIPAIGTKFDFPELLGPQSQPAKLNGVQRGTLIFRFETE; encoded by the coding sequence ATGAACTACCTCCGACTTTCTGCCCGTCTTGCCGCCGTCGCACTCTCAGCAGTCTCAGCGCTATTAGCCACCGAAACCAAAACCCTCCCGCTCTCCGGCCTCGGCGAACCCGGCGAGAAACCTGTCTTCTGGGATTTCAAAATCGATAACGGCCGCCGCTCCGGCGAATGGACCACTATCCGCGTTCCCTCGTGCTGGGAGACGGAAGGCTTCGGCACGTTTTACTACGGCATTCAAGGTCGCGGGAAACCCGATACCGATCCGATCATCCCGAAAGAGCAGGGGACTTATCGCACCAAGTTCACCGTCCCCGCCGACTGGATGGGCAGCGCCATCCGCATCGTCTTCGAAGCCGCGATGACCGACACCACCGTCACCATCAACGGCCAGCCCGCCGGCCCCACGCACCAAGGCGGCTTCTACCGCTTTCACTACGACATCACTTCGCTCGTGAAGATCGGCGCCGAAAACACCCTCGAAGTTCTCGTCGCCAAAGAGTCGTCCAACACCTCCGTCAACCGCGCCGAACGCCGCGGCGACTACTGGACCTTCGGCGGCATCTACCGCCCCGTCTGGCTCGAAGCGCGCCCGCAGCAACACATCGAATGGACCGCCATCGACGCCCGCGCGGACGGCAGTTTCTCAGCGCATGTTCATCTGGGCGCTCCGCTGCCTGAAAAGGACATTTCGTATGTGATTGCCGAAGTCATCGATGCGAATGATCGGCCTGTCGGTGAGCGTTTGACGGCTCGTTTCGATGCAGGGCGTCAGACAGCGATTATTCGCGGCAAATTCGAAAATCCCAAAACGTGGACGGCTGAGACACCCCACCTGTATCGCGTCCGTTTCATGTTCGCACGGGCATCAGATGGACATTCATCAAATCCTGAAAGGTCCCGCGCATTCACTGGTATCGATCACACCGTCACCGAGCGCTTCGGCTTCCGCACTTTCGAAGTCCGCAAAAACGACGGCCTCTACCTCAACGGCACCAAGATCGTCATGAAGGGCGTCAACCGCCACTGCTTCTGGCCCGAGACCGGCCGCACCGTCACCCGCGAGCAAAGCTACGCTGACGCCCGCCTCATCAAGGCCGCCAACATGAACGCCGTCCGCATGGCCCACTATCCGCCCGACCGCCACTTCCTCGAAGCCTGCGACGAACTCGGCCTCTACGTCCTCGACGAACTCGCCGGCTGGCAGGGATTTTATGATACACCGACCGGCGCGCGCCTCATCGGCCAGATCGTCCGCCGCGACGTGAACCACCCGAGCATTCTCTTTTGGGACAACGGCAACGAAGGCGGCTGGAACACCGAAAACGACGGCGAGTTCGCCAAATGGGACCCGCAAAACCGCCCCGTCCTCCACCCGTGGGCCGTCCACTCCGACATCAACACCGACCACTACGAAAAATACGCGAGCACCGTGAAGCTCAGCGCCGGCCCGCAGATCTTCATGCCGACGGAATTTCTCCACGGCCTCTACGACGGCGGCATCGGCGCCGGCTTCCGCGATTACTGGGACGTCATGGGCAAAAGCCCGACCGTCGCCGGCGGCTTTTTCTGGGTCTGGTCCGACGAAGGCGTCCTCCGCACTGACCAAGGCGGCCGCATCGATAACTTTGGCAACAACGCCCCCGACGGCATGGTCGGCCCTCACCGCGAACTCGAAGGCAGCTACCACGCCGTGAAAGAAATCTGGTCACCGGTTCAGGTGAAGCTGCCGGCGAAGTGGCCCAAGGAGTTCGATGGCCGCGTCGAGGTGGAAAACCATTTCAACTTCACGAATCTGGCCGAGTGTCGGTTTGAAATTCGATGGGTGACGTTCGGCCCTTGGGGCAAAAAGGAGACCCGCGAATCCGCAGGCCCTGAAGTGAAGGCGATTGTTCTTCCCTCGCCTGACGTTCCTCCCGGTAAAACGGGCACACTGGTGATTCCTGCCGTTCCTCAAGATCGCTTGGTCGAAGCGCTACGATTGACCGCATTTGATCCGCAAGGCCGCGAGCTTTGGAGCTGGGTGTCTGAGATCAATCCGCCCGACTATGCTACGGTTTCCCTCGAAGGTCCCGCGTTTTCCGTACGCGAATCGATAGACGAACTGACGGTGAGTGTTTCGTCGCGGACATTCACATTTGATCGTGCGACTGGCTTGCTGAAATCGGTGGAGATCGACGGCAAGATGATCCCGCTGACCGGGGGTCCCCGGTTTTTTGCGCTACGGCGCAAAGACCGGACATTTGTGGATATAGCGCCCCCGGTCATGAAGCTGAAAGGCCTTACGACGATGCATGGCGATGATGTGGTTGGTGTCGGTGTCTTGGTATCTTACGATGAGCCGTCGCTTCAGGTAGAATGGGCGCTAACCCCTGATGGGGAAATTCACTTAAATTATGCCTATCTCTTAGAGGGTGAGTTCGACGTCGCCGGCATCCGCTTCGACCTCGCGGATAGCACGCTCAAATCAAAGCGCTGGCTCGGCCGTGGCCCGTACCGCGTCTGGCAAAACCGCCAGGAAGGCGGTGTCTTCGATCTTCACGAAGTGGCGTTCAATAATCCGATTCCCGGACAAACCTACGCGTATCCAGAATTCAAAGGCTTCTTCCGCGACTGGCGCTGGCTCACGCT